Proteins encoded within one genomic window of Nicotiana tabacum cultivar K326 unplaced genomic scaffold, ASM71507v2 Un00002, whole genome shotgun sequence:
- the LOC107805439 gene encoding uncharacterized protein LOC107805439, with protein MHTNFLIIAFDGKWTPDYKYLDHKTKLLLINDGTSFDEFVNKIFQVIEFDRNKFEATVWLNINLGTSKGIHVTKDEELTSYMGTTYVSEEQLMLISEIPEEQDIPIYEITMENESVIPVEDQHFKTLDTIEGRKRKAKGKAKESPSIILKENASLDDVKLGSIFLDKNAMIRCFCLAAIKEHFEFYVKRSSNTRYSLVCTDEKCGWTVRGSRIKESTLFKTVKFQRTHECSVDIRKSHQRQATSNVIRDYIIDNLRDIATEVKPKFVISEMKRAHGIDVGYEKAWRAIQKGISLLRGTTEENYEQLPSYLYMIEQQNPGSYTNIKRDAENRFVYMFFMYGASISGWKYCRSLIVVDGIFLKNKYKGVLLVAVTKDTNNQIFPIAFGVADSENNESYEWYFRELRKAIGIRKDLMFLSDRHKAIANGIAKVFLECYHGICIYHLEKNLKQRRVRNTVINLFQCAARVYIQSEFDGFMSQIAAVDKKIFDYLMEETPGRWARSHCPRRRYDMLTTNIVELVNNVLRRARELPLLTMMDFIQKKL; from the exons ATGCATACAAATTTCTTGATTATTGCTTTCGATGGCAAATGGACACCAGATTATAAGTATTTAGATCATAAAACAAAGCTTCTGCTTATAAATGATGGGACTTCATTTGACGAATTCGTGAATAAGATTTTTCAAGTTATAGAGTTCGACAGGAACAAGTTTGAAGCAACAGTATGGCTTAATATCAATCTAGGTACTAGTAAGGGAATACATGTGACAAAAGATGAAGAACTTACTTCCTATATG GGAACCACATATGTTTCAGAAGAGCAACTGATGCTGATTTCTGAAATACCAGAAGAGCAAGACATTCCGATTTATGAAATTACAATGGAAAATGAGAGTGTAATTCCTGTAGAAGATCAACACTTTAAAACACTAGACACAATTGAAGGGAGAAAAAGGAAAGCAAAAGGAAAGGCAAAAGAATCCCCATCAATAATACTAAAGGAAAATGCATCATTGGATGATGTAAAACTGGGGTCTATTTTTCTAGACAAAAATGCTATGATTAGATGTTTTTGCTTAGCAGCAATAAAGGAGCACTTTGAGTTCTATGTGAAAAGATCAAGTAATACAAGATACTCTTTGGTATGTACTGATGAAAAGTGTGGTTGGACTGTTCGAGGTTCAAGAATTAAGGAATCAACACTTTTTAAAACAGTTAAATTTCAGAGAACACATGAATGCTCGGTTGACATTAGAAAGTCACATCAAAGACAAGCAACTTCAAATGTGATTAGAGATTACATTATTGACAACTTAAGAGACATAGCTACTGAAGTAAAGCCTAAGTTTGTCATTTCAGAAATGAAAAGAGCACATGGAATAGATGTTGGTTATGAAAAAGCATGGCGTGCTATTCAAAAGGGGATATCTTTATTAAGAGGAACAACAGAAGAAAATTATGAGCAACTGCCATCATATTTGTATATGATCGAACAACAAAATCCAGGATCATATACTAATATTAAGAGAGATGCAGAAAACAG GTTTGTTTACATGTTTTTTATGTATGGGGCGTCAATTTCTGGGTGGAAGTATTGTAGATCacttattgttgttgatggaatatttctaaaaaataaatataaaggtgtTCTATTAGTGGCAGTTACAAAGGATACAAATAACCAGATTTTCCCTATAGCATTTGGGGTAGCGGATTCAGAGAATAACGAATCATATGAATGGTACTTCAGAGAATTAAGAAAAGCAATTGGCATTCGTAAAGATTTAATGTTTTTGTCAGATCGACATAAGGCCATTGCAAACGGAATTGCAAAAGTTTTCCTTGAGTgctaccatggtatttgcatatatCATTTAGAGAAGAATCTAAAGCAAAGAAGAGTGAGAAACACTGTAATAAACCTGTTTCAATGTGCTGCAAGAGTATACATTCAATCAGAATTTGATGGCTTTATGTCCCAAATAGCTGCTGTTGATAAGAAAATATTTGACTATTTGATGGAGGAAACACCAGGAAGATGGGCTCGTTCACATTGTCCAAGACGGCGATATGATATGCTAACAACAAATATTGTTGAGTTAGTGAATAATGTTTTGAGACGTGCAAGAGAATTGCCACTTTTAACAATGATGGATTTCatacaaaaaaaattgtaa